One Acetobacter ghanensis DNA window includes the following coding sequences:
- a CDS encoding histidine phosphatase family protein: protein MQSFPVLLVRHAPVLLPDGICYGRQDVALRPGWEKIVSGLSVLAKGTVCRVLYSSPARRCREMAQRLAQATGMELRVDQRLSELDFGQWEGLRWQDIERQHLDEWAKDPSGFAPPEGESGLALCHRITDFWHDMYHKGEAACVLSHGGPLRILSALAAGEKPELLAPSIPQGFARLFMVEQTT, encoded by the coding sequence GTGCAGTCTTTTCCGGTGTTGTTGGTAAGGCATGCTCCCGTGTTGTTGCCTGATGGCATCTGTTACGGCAGGCAGGACGTGGCTTTGCGTCCGGGGTGGGAAAAGATCGTGTCCGGGCTTTCCGTTCTGGCCAAAGGGACAGTCTGCCGCGTGCTCTACAGCTCTCCGGCGCGGCGGTGCCGGGAAATGGCCCAACGGCTTGCACAGGCCACAGGCATGGAACTGCGCGTGGATCAGCGCCTTTCGGAGCTGGATTTTGGTCAATGGGAAGGTCTGCGCTGGCAGGATATAGAACGCCAGCATCTGGATGAATGGGCAAAAGACCCATCTGGCTTTGCTCCACCGGAGGGGGAGAGCGGGCTGGCGCTTTGCCATCGTATAACCGACTTCTGGCACGATATGTATCACAAGGGGGAGGCCGCCTGTGTGCTGTCCCACGGGGGGCCATTGCGTATTCTGAGCGCGCTGGCGGCCGGGGAGAAGCCAGAACTGTTGGCACCGTCCATTCCGCAGGGTTTTGCACGGCTGTTTATGGTCGAGCAAACCACCTAA
- the bluB gene encoding 5,6-dimethylbenzimidazole synthase, protein MNAPSFSPTFRAELEQLFTWRRDVRHFRTDPLPDHILQHLLETACLAPSVGLSEPWRFVKVDSPTRRHAIRENFAHSNARELAGRGGDDAQRYASLKLAGLDDAPHHIAVFCETNPAQGRGLGRGTMPQTTTWSAVMAIHTFWLAATALGIGVGWVSILDPKEANRVLGVNPDWQFLAYLCVGYPQEPASSPELERRGWEQRNPARRQWIAR, encoded by the coding sequence ATGAACGCACCCTCCTTTTCCCCCACCTTCCGGGCAGAACTTGAACAGCTTTTTACGTGGCGGAGGGATGTACGCCATTTTCGGACGGACCCACTGCCCGACCACATTCTGCAACACCTGCTGGAAACAGCCTGTCTGGCACCTTCCGTCGGACTGAGCGAGCCATGGCGTTTTGTAAAGGTTGATAGCCCAACCCGCCGCCATGCCATCCGCGAAAACTTTGCCCACAGTAACGCCCGCGAACTGGCAGGCCGTGGTGGGGATGACGCACAGCGTTATGCCTCGCTCAAACTGGCGGGGCTGGACGATGCGCCCCACCATATTGCCGTGTTCTGCGAAACCAACCCAGCACAGGGGCGAGGGCTGGGCCGGGGCACCATGCCCCAGACCACTACATGGTCTGCTGTTATGGCCATTCATACATTCTGGCTGGCCGCCACAGCACTGGGAATTGGCGTTGGCTGGGTTTCCATTCTGGACCCCAAGGAAGCCAACAGGGTTTTGGGCGTTAACCCTGACTGGCAGTTTTTAGCATATCTATGCGTTGGTTACCCGCAGGAACCCGCCAGCTCCCCCGAACTGGAGCGCCGGGGGTGGGAGCAACGCAACCCTGCGCGCCGTCAGTGGATAGCCCGCTAA
- the cbiB gene encoding adenosylcobinamide-phosphate synthase CbiB yields the protein MLFFPLSITLPVAALAAGMEALWGYPAPLLNVIGHPVMWVGTLIDRLERALNRADTPERTRRLLGFVTLALIIAIPVTLTSLLLGVGYTLLPAPVMLLVQAALASTLVAQRSLWQHVRAVATALRHNGLTGGRKAVSMIVGRDTTTLDEAGIVRAALESLAENFSDGIVAPLFWTALFGLPGAVFYKSVNTADSMIGHLNQRYGAFGMASAKLDDLINLPASRLAALCLMLASPRQQWPHIWRTITRDAPRHRSPNAGWPEAAMAAALNTLLAGPRSYGGKLTKDPWIGSGTSGATVTDLDRGLRLYRRACGLLIAGLLCVALGGMIAG from the coding sequence ATGCTCTTTTTTCCCCTTTCCATCACCCTGCCTGTTGCAGCGCTTGCCGCCGGCATGGAAGCCCTGTGGGGCTACCCTGCGCCACTGCTGAACGTAATTGGCCACCCCGTTATGTGGGTTGGCACGCTGATAGACAGGCTGGAACGCGCGCTGAACAGAGCAGACACACCTGAACGAACACGCCGGTTGCTGGGCTTTGTGACGCTGGCGCTGATTATTGCCATACCTGTAACCCTGACATCCCTCCTGCTTGGGGTGGGTTATACTCTTTTACCGGCCCCTGTCATGCTGCTTGTTCAGGCGGCACTTGCCAGCACGCTGGTAGCGCAACGCTCTCTTTGGCAGCACGTTCGCGCTGTAGCGACGGCCCTGCGCCACAATGGCCTGACGGGGGGCAGAAAAGCCGTCAGCATGATTGTAGGGCGAGACACCACCACACTGGACGAAGCGGGTATTGTGCGGGCTGCACTTGAAAGTCTGGCCGAAAATTTTTCCGATGGCATTGTAGCCCCGCTGTTCTGGACGGCGCTCTTTGGTTTGCCGGGGGCCGTTTTTTACAAATCCGTTAATACAGCGGATAGCATGATCGGGCACCTTAACCAGCGTTATGGCGCATTTGGCATGGCGTCTGCCAAGCTGGATGATCTGATAAACCTGCCCGCCTCCCGGCTGGCGGCATTATGCCTCATGCTGGCGTCCCCACGCCAACAGTGGCCTCACATCTGGCGGACCATAACGCGGGACGCCCCGCGCCACCGCTCCCCCAACGCAGGTTGGCCGGAAGCCGCAATGGCCGCTGCCCTGAACACTCTGCTGGCTGGCCCCCGCTCCTATGGTGGCAAGCTAACAAAAGACCCGTGGATTGGCAGCGGCACATCTGGCGCTACGGTAACGGATCTGGACCGGGGGCTACGCCTTTACCGGCGCGCCTGTGGTCTGCTTATTGCCGGCTTGCTGTGCGTTGCACTTGGCGGCATGATAGCAGGATGA
- a CDS encoding adenosylcobinamide-GDP ribazoletransferase: MTPIPPGSWVNQRRLDLACGLSLLTRLPAGWLAPAASRTSTTPWPLARSVWCWPVIAMLIGAVTGCVLALLRMAHVPALAAAALALTCQTILTGGLHEDGLADMADGCGGATPDRRLAIMRDSRVGSYGVMALGLGLLVRVSALAALPLQVCILVCATTACLARMAMVLVPILIPPARPDGLARALSALPVWSFLAAVLMASGVTLGLPWGGRSVGLACQLPLLSVLLPAVVSCATALLVAMCAKRLLGGYTGDVLGCCAVVAECLLLCLYAALLCP; this comes from the coding sequence ATGACGCCGATACCACCGGGAAGCTGGGTAAACCAACGGCGGCTGGATCTTGCCTGCGGCCTGAGCCTGCTGACCCGCCTGCCCGCTGGCTGGCTAGCCCCTGCCGCCAGTAGAACCAGCACCACACCGTGGCCGTTGGCCAGATCAGTCTGGTGCTGGCCCGTTATCGCTATGCTAATAGGTGCTGTAACAGGCTGCGTTCTGGCTCTGTTACGCATGGCCCATGTACCCGCCCTTGCCGCCGCCGCACTGGCCTTGACCTGCCAGACAATCCTGACCGGAGGCTTGCATGAAGATGGTCTGGCAGACATGGCAGATGGCTGTGGAGGCGCAACACCAGACCGCAGGTTGGCCATCATGCGTGATAGCCGTGTTGGCAGTTATGGGGTTATGGCGCTCGGCCTTGGCCTGCTTGTTCGGGTGTCCGCTCTGGCGGCATTGCCTTTGCAGGTATGCATTCTGGTTTGCGCCACAACAGCCTGCCTTGCCAGAATGGCCATGGTGCTTGTACCCATCCTTATTCCACCCGCCCGGCCGGATGGTCTGGCCCGTGCCCTGTCCGCGCTACCGGTATGGTCGTTCCTCGCCGCTGTTCTTATGGCGTCTGGCGTAACCTTGGGGCTTCCATGGGGCGGGCGTAGCGTGGGTTTGGCCTGCCAGCTCCCCCTTTTGTCCGTCCTGCTGCCAGCAGTGGTAAGCTGCGCCACAGCTCTTCTGGTCGCAATGTGCGCCAAACGTCTGCTGGGGGGCTATACGGGGGATGTACTAGGCTGCTGCGCCGTAGTGGCTGAATGCCTGTTGCTCTGCCTGTACGCAGCACTGCTCTGCCCGTAA
- a CDS encoding cobyrinate a,c-diamide synthase, whose product MTTQAIMVAAPRSGGGKTTLTLALLAAFGRRGLRVGAVKTGPDYIDPAFHAAITGRPGLNLDSWCMPSNLLHRVMQAACQDVDILVVESAMGLFDGLSLSDGQRGAPSDIAAFFGIPVLLVLDMSGQGQSVGPVAKGFAQWSPHVQVNGVVLNRVASARHERLGREAVMAADLPVYGALMRQGGQTLPERHLGLVQAREHGDLPGWLADLADKAERELDLDGILAAARPIRTQPVEYGAAGLLPPPGQRIAVADDAAFSFLYGHLALFWRQAGAELVPFSPLADERPDPSCTACWLPGGYPELHAEQLAAAETFRTGLAQFAQTRPVHGECGGFMVLGQVLEDAQGAHHRMAGLLGHSTSFARRKLNLGYREATLVKDGVLGARGAHLRGHEFHYATVVDGGADAPLASLRSGIGEELGFCGGQRGFVSGSFFHVLATVPE is encoded by the coding sequence ATGACAACACAGGCCATTATGGTTGCGGCACCTCGGTCTGGTGGTGGCAAAACTACACTGACTCTGGCGCTGCTTGCTGCATTTGGCAGGCGTGGGTTGCGGGTTGGCGCGGTCAAGACCGGGCCAGATTATATAGACCCTGCTTTTCATGCCGCCATTACGGGGCGACCCGGTCTTAATCTGGATAGCTGGTGTATGCCCTCCAACCTGCTGCACAGGGTTATGCAGGCTGCCTGCCAGGATGTGGATATTCTGGTCGTGGAATCGGCTATGGGGTTGTTTGATGGTCTTTCCCTGTCGGACGGGCAGCGGGGCGCACCATCCGATATTGCTGCATTTTTTGGAATTCCGGTCCTACTGGTGCTGGATATGTCGGGGCAGGGGCAGTCTGTTGGCCCGGTTGCCAAAGGGTTTGCGCAGTGGTCACCGCATGTGCAGGTCAATGGTGTTGTGCTGAACCGTGTGGCCTCGGCCCGGCATGAGCGCCTTGGGCGGGAAGCGGTCATGGCTGCCGACCTGCCCGTTTATGGTGCGCTGATGCGGCAGGGCGGGCAAACTCTGCCAGAGCGGCATCTTGGGCTGGTGCAGGCGCGGGAGCATGGAGACCTGCCCGGCTGGCTGGCCGATCTGGCGGATAAGGCCGAGCGGGAGCTGGATCTGGACGGTATTCTGGCGGCTGCCCGCCCAATTCGTACCCAGCCTGTGGAATATGGTGCAGCAGGCTTGTTGCCGCCACCGGGGCAACGGATAGCTGTAGCAGACGATGCGGCTTTTTCATTCCTGTATGGGCATCTAGCGTTGTTCTGGCGGCAGGCTGGGGCTGAGCTGGTTCCTTTTTCGCCCCTAGCAGATGAGCGACCGGACCCATCCTGCACCGCCTGTTGGTTACCCGGTGGTTACCCGGAGCTCCACGCAGAACAGCTTGCTGCGGCAGAGACTTTTCGCACAGGGTTGGCGCAGTTTGCCCAGACCCGGCCTGTGCATGGCGAATGTGGGGGCTTTATGGTGCTTGGGCAGGTATTGGAAGATGCACAGGGCGCGCACCATCGTATGGCTGGCCTGCTTGGCCACTCCACGTCTTTTGCCCGTCGGAAGTTGAATTTGGGTTACCGGGAAGCCACTCTTGTAAAAGACGGTGTTCTGGGCGCGCGCGGTGCACATTTGCGTGGGCACGAATTCCATTATGCAACGGTGGTGGATGGCGGGGCGGATGCGCCACTGGCCAGTCTGCGTTCTGGAATAGGCGAGGAACTGGGGTTTTGTGGTGGGCAGCGCGGGTTTGTGTCTGGCTCGTTCTTTCATGTGCTGGCGACTGTACCGGAGTAG
- the cobT gene encoding nicotinate-nucleotide--dimethylbenzimidazole phosphoribosyltransferase, translated as MPSFSSRPQPGPPSSLPALRALCMDLPPANTQVQHTIAQREAELTKPPGSLGQLEEMTRWLGGWQHRAMPRLDHVHVLIFAGNHGVMAHHVSPWPVEVTAQMVQNFEHGGAAINQIARVAQAQLAVVPLHNLTPTNDFTQAPAMTEQAFMEAVQAGFNAVPHTCDLLCLGEMGIGNTTAASALCAALTRQHGADWAGQGTGLDMDGTKHKATIIDTALAHHRTHLDDPLEVARRLGGYELAATLGATLAARHRHIPVILDGFVCTAAVAPLAHLNASALDHTALSHYPTETGHTARLAQHLRMKPILSGLGLRLGEASGAALAIPILRAAVACHTGMATFAQAAVSEQI; from the coding sequence ATGCCTTCCTTCTCCTCCCGGCCCCAGCCCGGTCCTCCGTCATCCCTGCCTGCCTTGCGGGCTTTGTGTATGGACCTTCCGCCAGCCAATACACAGGTCCAGCATACCATCGCACAGAGGGAAGCCGAATTGACCAAACCTCCGGGCAGCCTAGGCCAACTGGAGGAAATGACACGCTGGCTGGGTGGGTGGCAACATCGCGCCATGCCCAGACTGGACCATGTGCATGTGCTGATTTTTGCTGGGAATCACGGTGTTATGGCGCACCATGTTTCTCCATGGCCTGTGGAGGTCACGGCGCAGATGGTGCAGAATTTTGAACACGGTGGGGCCGCCATCAATCAGATCGCCCGGGTGGCACAGGCGCAACTGGCCGTGGTACCGCTCCATAACCTGACCCCCACCAACGATTTTACACAGGCTCCTGCCATGACGGAACAGGCGTTCATGGAGGCTGTACAGGCTGGTTTTAACGCGGTCCCACACACATGCGACCTGCTTTGTTTGGGCGAAATGGGCATTGGCAACACAACGGCTGCCTCCGCCTTGTGTGCAGCCCTAACCCGCCAGCATGGTGCAGACTGGGCAGGCCAGGGCACAGGGCTGGACATGGATGGAACCAAGCATAAAGCCACGATCATAGACACCGCACTTGCTCACCACAGGACGCATCTGGACGATCCGCTTGAAGTTGCCAGACGGCTCGGTGGCTACGAGCTGGCTGCCACACTGGGGGCTACCCTTGCCGCACGGCACAGGCATATTCCTGTCATTCTAGATGGTTTTGTCTGTACGGCGGCTGTTGCCCCTCTGGCACACCTGAACGCCAGTGCCTTGGACCACACGGCTCTCTCCCATTACCCAACGGAAACAGGCCATACAGCCAGACTGGCCCAACACCTGCGCATGAAACCAATTTTAAGCGGGCTTGGCCTCCGCCTTGGGGAAGCCTCTGGCGCGGCACTGGCCATTCCCATTTTGCGCGCAGCTGTTGCGTGCCACACGGGCATGGCCACATTTGCCCAAGCTGCTGTTTCCGAACAGATATGA
- the cobO gene encoding cob(I)yrinic acid a,c-diamide adenosyltransferase, which translates to MTNSQHSTTEHDAERHKEKMRKRKAVQDQEVASKTAEKGLLLVNTGPGKGKSTAAFGLALRMLGYDRRVVVVQFIKGAWHTGERRALERFGDLVEWHSMGEGFTWETQDRARDVAACERAWAVARQALARPDVSLVVLDELNVALRYEYLDMEQVLADIAARPDGQHVVVTGRNARQPMLDAADLVTEMTLVKHHFKAGVKAQEGVEF; encoded by the coding sequence ATGACCAACAGCCAGCACAGTACCACAGAGCACGATGCAGAACGCCATAAGGAAAAAATGCGCAAACGCAAGGCTGTGCAGGATCAGGAAGTGGCGAGTAAAACGGCGGAAAAAGGGTTGCTTCTGGTTAACACCGGCCCCGGCAAGGGCAAGTCCACAGCCGCATTTGGGCTGGCATTGCGGATGCTGGGGTATGACCGGCGGGTTGTGGTGGTACAGTTTATCAAAGGGGCATGGCATACCGGGGAGCGGCGTGCGCTCGAACGCTTTGGTGATCTGGTGGAGTGGCACTCAATGGGTGAGGGCTTTACGTGGGAAACTCAGGACCGTGCGCGGGACGTGGCGGCCTGCGAGCGGGCATGGGCGGTGGCACGGCAGGCGCTGGCAAGGCCGGATGTCAGCCTTGTGGTGCTGGATGAGCTAAATGTAGCCCTGCGCTACGAATATCTGGATATGGAGCAGGTTCTGGCAGACATTGCCGCCCGGCCGGATGGGCAGCATGTGGTTGTTACGGGGCGCAATGCCCGCCAGCCCATGCTGGATGCAGCGGATCTGGTTACGGAAATGACGTTGGTCAAACATCACTTCAAGGCTGGGGTCAAAGCGCAGGAAGGTGTGGAGTTTTGA
- a CDS encoding cobyric acid synthase, producing MVQGTGSSVGKSTLVAGLARALTRRGLRVLPFKPQNMSNNAAVTLDGGEIGRAQALQARACRVLPMANMNPVLLKPQGETGAQLVVCGQRVDTIEARNYQSRKAHLMPRVLESFKKLASQADLVLVEGAGSASEVNLRKHDIANMGFAQAVQAPVVLVGDIDRGGVIASLVGTQVVLQPQDADRIKGFIVNRMRGDPSLFADGMRFVAERTGWQALGLVPHLPDVRDLPAEDAADLMASLRAKRRLDEQQGPMPRLRIVVPILPMIANFDDLDPLCAEPGVDVIPAVEGEALPKADVILLPGSKATLADLACLRARGWAEQIVEHAKNGGSVIGICGGYQMMGLSVADPQGTEGPACTAQGLGLLALHTVLGNDKKLEYGTGFLEPGGQDVSGYEMHLGQTNGPPGLKPLLRLNGQAEGAVSDNGRVWGTYLHGIFTHRAARLALLERGYGAAFAPGGMWAQAGDHLPENHDAAVEAALDHLADHLEQHMDVDALLALACVPHYAA from the coding sequence ATGGTGCAGGGCACGGGGTCCAGTGTTGGCAAGTCAACTCTGGTTGCCGGGCTGGCGCGTGCCTTAACGCGGCGCGGTTTACGGGTTTTGCCTTTTAAGCCTCAGAATATGTCCAACAATGCCGCCGTTACACTGGATGGTGGGGAAATTGGACGTGCGCAGGCCCTACAGGCGCGGGCCTGTAGGGTTTTGCCAATGGCGAACATGAACCCGGTTTTGCTTAAACCACAGGGTGAAACAGGTGCCCAGCTTGTGGTGTGTGGCCAAAGAGTGGATACGATAGAAGCCAGAAACTACCAGAGCCGCAAAGCACACCTTATGCCACGGGTGTTGGAGAGTTTTAAAAAACTGGCATCTCAGGCTGACCTTGTTCTGGTGGAAGGTGCCGGCTCCGCTTCGGAAGTCAATTTACGTAAGCATGATATTGCCAATATGGGTTTTGCGCAGGCAGTGCAGGCACCGGTTGTGCTGGTGGGGGATATTGACCGGGGTGGCGTTATTGCCAGCCTTGTTGGCACACAGGTTGTACTGCAACCGCAAGATGCTGACCGCATAAAGGGGTTTATTGTAAACCGGATGCGCGGTGACCCCAGCCTGTTTGCGGATGGTATGCGGTTTGTAGCCGAACGCACGGGGTGGCAGGCTTTGGGGCTGGTGCCGCATCTGCCGGATGTGCGTGACCTTCCGGCAGAAGATGCGGCTGACCTTATGGCCTCATTGCGTGCAAAGCGGAGGCTGGATGAACAGCAGGGACCAATGCCGCGTTTGCGCATTGTGGTACCCATTCTGCCCATGATTGCGAATTTTGATGATCTGGACCCGCTGTGTGCGGAGCCGGGGGTAGACGTTATTCCTGCTGTGGAGGGGGAAGCGTTGCCCAAAGCGGATGTTATTCTACTTCCCGGTTCCAAAGCAACATTGGCCGACCTCGCCTGTCTGCGTGCGCGGGGTTGGGCTGAACAGATTGTAGAACATGCAAAAAATGGTGGTTCTGTTATAGGCATTTGCGGAGGATACCAGATGATGGGCCTGTCTGTTGCAGATCCGCAAGGCACGGAAGGTCCAGCCTGCACTGCGCAGGGGCTTGGGCTTCTAGCCCTTCATACTGTGTTGGGGAATGACAAAAAACTGGAATACGGAACAGGTTTTTTGGAACCGGGTGGGCAGGATGTTTCCGGGTATGAAATGCATTTAGGGCAGACCAACGGGCCGCCGGGGCTTAAACCACTTTTACGGCTGAATGGGCAAGCAGAAGGTGCCGTGTCGGATAATGGGCGGGTTTGGGGCACGTATCTGCATGGTATTTTTACGCACCGGGCAGCACGGCTCGCCTTGCTGGAGAGGGGCTATGGCGCAGCCTTTGCACCCGGAGGGATGTGGGCGCAGGCCGGGGACCATTTGCCAGAGAACCATGATGCCGCTGTAGAAGCCGCGTTGGACCATTTGGCGGACCACCTGGAGCAGCATATGGATGTGGACGCGTTGTTGGCCTTGGCCTGCGTCCCTCACTATGCTGCATAA
- the cobD gene encoding threonine-phosphate decarboxylase CobD has translation MNTNQIQKVKDATMLSRMQPNGLSASHQSASVLPLPPHGGQVQAIMQYFVGAPEPFVDLSTGVSPFAYPLVWPPLDALHRLPEQEEEHALQQIAASAYGVQSAEMVVTGAGSQSLIALLPRLLDVQRACVLGPTYSGHQQAWEQNGVPCMLADHLGQVQHAAQQAGTVCVICNPNNPDGRELDAQTLIRVADQCAQVGGWLVVDEAFGDFGHNSVASMLPHPGLVVLRSFGKTYGLPGVRLGFLLAAPELAQRARALLGAWPVGALALAAGRQALADTQWLQQAAQQARIAHDRLTASLHKAGLTCRGHSSLFTLVDTADAYALWEHFCCHGIVTRRFAERPRCLRLGLPANALAWTRLERALEAWQANFIAL, from the coding sequence ATGAACACTAACCAGATACAAAAGGTTAAGGACGCTACCATGCTCAGCCGGATGCAGCCTAACGGTTTGTCCGCGTCCCACCAGAGTGCTTCGGTTTTGCCATTGCCCCCGCATGGGGGGCAGGTGCAGGCCATTATGCAATATTTTGTGGGCGCACCAGAACCTTTTGTGGACCTGTCTACTGGCGTTAGTCCTTTTGCTTACCCGTTGGTCTGGCCTCCCTTGGACGCATTGCACCGTCTGCCCGAACAGGAGGAGGAACACGCGCTGCAACAAATTGCCGCCAGTGCGTATGGTGTTCAATCAGCGGAAATGGTGGTGACAGGGGCCGGGAGCCAGAGTCTGATTGCCCTGCTGCCCCGGTTGCTGGATGTGCAAAGGGCCTGTGTGCTGGGACCAACCTATTCTGGGCATCAGCAGGCGTGGGAGCAGAATGGTGTGCCCTGCATGTTGGCCGATCATCTGGGGCAGGTGCAACATGCTGCACAGCAGGCAGGAACGGTCTGCGTGATCTGTAACCCCAATAACCCAGATGGGCGGGAGTTGGACGCACAAACTCTTATCCGTGTGGCTGACCAGTGTGCGCAGGTCGGAGGTTGGCTTGTGGTGGATGAGGCATTTGGAGATTTTGGTCATAACAGCGTGGCGTCCATGCTGCCGCATCCGGGGCTTGTTGTGTTGCGCTCTTTTGGAAAAACCTACGGCTTGCCCGGTGTGCGTCTGGGGTTTTTGTTAGCTGCACCGGAACTGGCACAACGGGCGCGCGCTTTGCTGGGGGCGTGGCCGGTAGGGGCGTTGGCACTGGCGGCGGGTCGGCAGGCATTGGCAGATACACAGTGGTTGCAGCAGGCGGCGCAGCAGGCGCGCATAGCGCATGACCGGCTGACGGCTAGCCTGCATAAAGCGGGCCTGACGTGCCGGGGACATTCATCCCTGTTTACATTGGTGGATACGGCGGACGCCTATGCCCTGTGGGAGCATTTTTGCTGCCACGGCATTGTAACCCGCCGCTTTGCGGAACGGCCACGGTGCCTGCGTCTTGGCCTGCCCGCTAATGCACTGGCATGGACGCGGCTGGAGCGAGCGCTGGAAGCATGGCAGGCGAATTTTATAGCGCTTTGA
- the cobU gene encoding bifunctional adenosylcobinamide kinase/adenosylcobinamide-phosphate guanylyltransferase, producing MTSISLNLQPGGAQGSLLVLGGARSGKSRFAEGAITALPAPWIYLATGRAFDDEMRARIAQHQQDRGKVGWQTVEEPFDVAKVLQQYSSAPVLLDCLTLWLTNLLLDEQDVAAATQALLSSLQTRKAPTVLVGNEVGLGIVPESQLGRRFRDEAGLLHQRLAACVGKVVFVAAGLPLVLKNEDAAR from the coding sequence ATGACCAGCATAAGTCTCAACCTTCAGCCCGGAGGTGCGCAAGGCAGCCTACTTGTGCTGGGGGGTGCCAGGTCGGGCAAAAGCCGTTTTGCCGAGGGGGCCATAACAGCATTGCCTGCACCGTGGATCTATCTGGCCACAGGACGTGCGTTTGATGATGAAATGCGTGCGCGTATTGCCCAGCATCAGCAGGACCGAGGCAAGGTGGGCTGGCAGACGGTGGAGGAACCTTTTGATGTGGCAAAAGTGCTCCAGCAGTATTCCAGTGCCCCCGTACTACTGGACTGCCTGACTCTGTGGCTGACCAACCTGTTACTGGATGAACAGGATGTTGCGGCTGCAACACAGGCTCTTCTTTCCAGCTTGCAAACCCGTAAGGCCCCTACCGTGTTGGTGGGGAATGAAGTGGGGCTGGGCATTGTGCCCGAAAGCCAACTTGGGCGGCGCTTTAGGGATGAGGCAGGGCTGTTGCACCAGCGCCTTGCAGCCTGTGTGGGCAAGGTTGTGTTTGTTGCAGCAGGGCTACCGTTAGTGCTCAAGAATGAAGACGCCGCCCGGTAA